GCAAAGTATGTTCTTCGAGGCTTGTGAAGCAAAGTATAAACAGCAAAAACAATAACTAGAATACCAACACGCCAAAGGGAGCCGGGATAGTTAAAGAATGTGCCCCACCTGCTATCCCCAGTCATGAGTTGAGCGAACACTGAGCTCGTAGCAAACCCAAGAACAAGCAGGACAAAGTTAGAGAAAACAGCCACTGGTATGGCGGAAATACCAAGCTTTGCTAAACGGGAATTTCCAAGTAACAGAGGAAAGGCACCCAGCAAAATAAAGCTGAGTTTTTCTGACTGAATCAAACCATAGAAAGGGTTTTCAGACGTCAAACTTACTAACAAAACACTTGCCACCAAGAACATTGACATTAGTAATGCAAAAAGTTTTATTGGAGCAACCAGTGAGTACTTAAGCCGCACCAATAGCGGCAGGGCGAGAATAAAGACCAAAAAAGTAGCGATCCAGTGGATCTGGGGATGTATAGAAACCTTAATATCGGCAGCTAGTAAGATAAATGCCCATAGCCCTACTGCAGTGTAAACGAATTTAGAGTATTTCAAGGTTCCTTCCTCTCATACACTTTTACTAGACGAAGGTAAAAAACCAAACCAGCTAGAATGAGCAGTTCCGTTATCACGACGACCCAAGACATCCCAACATGCTTGTAGGTAGGAGCAAATAGAACGGCCCCTACAAAGTTTACTACTCCTCCCACTAAAACGACTCTTCCTGCAGCTAGTTCCAACTTTCCGGGCAACAACCTCAACATGATGATTGCAGTACTAGCTAGGTTAAAGGGAATTGCTATGGCGAGTGTCTGCAGTATGACTACAGCCGGCTCGTAACCAGGCCCCAAGATGAGATTAACTACTGTAGGGGCTATTATGAATATTAGCCCTGCTAGAATACAAGCAGTTAGCGTAACACTCCATATCGCTAATTTATAGATCTTCTTCCCCTTTTTGTGGTTCAAATCACTCAAGAAGCTTATTCTTGGATATAAAGCTTGTAAAATCGGCGACATTAAGCTTAAAGTCGCCTTATACAGCTTTTCCGCTCCACTGTAGTACCCCACTGCTAAAGAATCAGCTAAGAGACCTAGGATAAAAGCATTTACAGAACCATAAAGGCTTTGCAGGCTCTTCAGTACAAAAAGATTCCATCCCTGATAGATGAGCTCGAGAGAGGAGTTACACGAAAGTTTAACACAACCAACTTCGCGGTATACCCAAAAAAGCGAAATAAATGTTGTAAATAACCCAGAGGTAGCTTGCAAGGCTAATGCCTTCCATCCATCATCGGGGTTGTTCACAAGCACAAAAATGCCTATCGTAGAAAGTAGGCGCAATGTAAATTCTAATACCACAGGTTTCAAAAGGCGTTCTGTACCCTGAAAATACCAAAAGGGGCTAAACCCAAAAGCAATTGCCTGAATCAGGGCCCAAAGTAAGTACAAAAGGTGTTCTCGCAAAGTCGGAACTAGAACTGCAAAAGGTGCTAATAATAACAACGAGAAGAGCAATAGAAGCAGCTTGGCGCCTAGAATGCTTGAGGCCAATCGACCCAATCTCTCTTTATTGCCTCGAAATCTTGCGACCTCTCGTGTTCCCGACAAGTTAAATCCATATTCAAAAATAACAGAAAACCATAGTGCAAATGCTTGATAAAAGGCAAGTAGCCCGAAAACATGGGGTCCAAGAACACGAGCCAAATAGGGCAAAGTAACTAAAGGTAATATAAAACCCGTGAACTGAAGGACATAAAGTCCAGCAGCATTAGCAGCAATCGGATCTTTTAGTAAGCGACTTAAGCGGGTCAAGGCAAGTTGCTTTCTTACTACGTAGTGCTCTTGCTTAGCATCTGATATGGCTTTGGTTCAGCTCAGTGAGGTTTGGCCATTTATTTAACATTGTGCTGGATTAGGTTCTCGAAGTCCAGAGGGGGAGGTATTCGATTGTGGAATACCGTGCATCCATCACGGCAAGGGCATCGAGATCAAGTATGCCTTGATCTATTCGCAGCGAACCCCCTGGTACGTGCATCCGCCCAGCGGGGGCGATGCCTCCGAGCAAATGCTACCGCGGTTGGCAAAGCTTTGCGGATCAGGAATGTCTTGGTAGAGGTATCGGATATAATTCCAATCCATTGGTTGCCTTTGAAATCCTAAGATGGAAGGCTTTACTGGTACAGAATTTCTAAGATGTATCCGGGGAATTCTGCTATTTCGCCTTTTACCCACCATACTATATGCTTTTATTCGGTCTGGGTTACTTACCTTGGATCTCTAGGACTACCCAGAGAACTGATCAGGAGAAAGCAACTTAGCCTATGAGTAGCATAAGTAAACCAGCCAGTATCGTGAACGGAAAGTACAAATTACCCCTCACAATCGCCCTGATTATTTATCTTTCATTAAGCATAGCAAGTTTGATAAGCCTTGGTCACATCAAGCTCTGGGAAGCATTTACTTATCCGTCCTACGGTGGGTTAATTTTTATGCTTAGCACAACCGGTCTATTTTCGGTATGGCTTTCCGGACGCTGGAGCCGGCATCCCCATACAAGTGGCCTTCTAGCTGGGGTGCTTCCAATGGTTTTGCCATTCATGGGTTTAGCCGCCGTATTCTTTATTTTTGGCTGGTGGTACTCACGGCTGTTTTTCTTCGTCTTCTTTTTGGTTCTTTTTGTACTAAATCTAGCCCTTCAGTTTGGTCGCTCCAGGCAGGTAACAAAAGTGGCGGCCACCTCCCCAGCAGTGGTCGAAACATTACAAAGGCTTGGTGTTCAAAACGTTGAGGTTGGACTACTTGAAAACCTCGAGGATTTTGATGTCCTAGTTACAGACCTTAGGCACAATTCGTCCAACCTTTCACCGCACTTGCTGAGCGACTTGGCAGGCAAAGGAAAAGAAATTGTAGATATAACAACCTTTACTGAAGGTCTAACTGGCAAGGTTGACATTTCTACCCTTTCAGAAGAAGCCGAGATCCTTCTTCGACCAAAGGATTATATCGGAATTAAACGTATTTGGGAGACGGTCTTTGTACTACTAACTGCGCCGCTGTGGTTACTTATTGCAGCTGTAGTGGCTTTACTGGTGCGGTTGGATAGTCCCGGCCCCGTCATTTTCAAGCAACGGCGGATAGGCCTTTTTGGACAGCCGTTTGATTTGTATAAGTTCCGCAGTATGCATATCAATTCTGAGACAAGCGGCCCCAAATTCGCCGAAGTTGGGGATGCTCGAGTGACCAGGGTAGGAGCATTCATCCGAAAATTTCGACTCGATGAAATTCCGCAACTTTGGAATGTGCTAAAAGGTGATATGGGCTTGATCGGTCCCCGGCCTGAACAAGAAATCTTTGCCAAACAATTTGCTCGAGAGATACCTTTTTATGAGACCAGACACCTTGTGCGACCTGGGCTGACCGGCTGGGCTCAGGTCGTACATGGGTACGCCTCGGACTCTTCGTCTACCAAAGAAAAACTGGCTTACGATTTATACTATGTAAAAAACTTCTCGTTCTGGCTCGATCTGCTAATCGTACTCAAAACCCTGTCTGTAATTCTTCGCGGATTTGGAGCCCGCTAAACACGCTCGAGTGTGGGTAAGCCTAATGGCAAGGTAGTGGAGACCAGGGGAAGGTCTCACGCAGCATCCTCCAACCAACCCTCTGCCGCCTTCAGGATAGCCTCGGCCTGGGCCAAAGCCGCCCTGGCTTCCGCTTGCGTGTAGGCTTCGGCGGGGGTGAGTTCGGCCAGGGCGTCGGGGTAGCGGGTGGGGATGTAGAGCTTATCCAGCGCCAGCGCATTGTCCAGCAAAGGGGCAAACGCCCCCTTGGCGTCTCCTGGCATTTCCCGTACCAGCCGCCCCAGGGAGTGCCCCCAGGGGTCTGCATCCAGAGCCAACCAGACCGCCTTGAGGGCCTTTTCCCCGGCTTGCTGGGCGAAAAAAGCAGCCTGAGCATACTTTCCTACCGCTTCCAAAGCCCGGGCCGCCTCGAGGTCGTCCCTGGCCTGGCGGAGCCAGCGGTGGGCTTCACGCTGTTGTTTTTCCACGCTCATACAGGAGCTTGGCCTCCTTCAGTACACCCTTCAGGAAAGGTAGGTCGCGGCGGTTCTCGAGCTCGGCAGGCGTCAGCACCACCGGTTCCACCACCCAGGGCAAGTCCTTTAGGGCCGAGAGAACCGTACCGATGCGCTCGAGCGGAGATAGAGGGGTTTCCCAGAGCACCAGCAGATCGAGGTCAGAACGCCGGGTGGCCGTACCCCTGGCGTGCGAGCCAAAAAGGTAGACCCGCTCAACCCCCAGGGGAGCCAGTCGCTCGGCCACGGCAGCCCAATCGCTCATCTGAGACATTGTACTTCCCGATGCCGAGTCAAAACCGGTGACCGGGTTTATGCCAACCCCTCGGCCTTCCCTAGCCATTCTTGACGGAGCTTTTGCCACCTCGAGACATCCAGCGAGATATCTTCCGGCATAGCTACCCCGGCCTCTTGTCTACTCCGCGGCTCCACCTTGGGGCGGGTGCGCCGGGCCAGCTCGTAGACCGATTTGCGCTCGGTGGCGATGTGTAGGGTGTGGTAGGGGATGCGCTCGAGGTTCTGCAAGGCCAGGGCGACCTGGGGGGCGATGACCTCCAGATAGTCCTGGCTGGTGTAGAGGTCGAAATAGGCCACCGGATACGGAAAGGGCGAGGGCCGGAAGCTGGTGCGAATAATGAGGTAGCGGGGCAGAACGCGCACCACCTCCTCGGCGGCCAGCTTGGAAAGGGCGTAGTAGTTGCGCACCGGGCCCACCGGGTCGTCTTCCCGGTAGCCGCCTTTGTCTCCCCAGAAAACATAGTCGGTGGAGATGTGGACAAAGTGCAGGTCGTGCTTCAGGGCTGCCCGAACCAGATTGCGCGTACCCTCCACATTCACTTTCCAGCACAGGGCTTTCTCGGTCTCGGCGTGGGCTACGTCGGTGTAGGCCGCCGCGTGTACCAGTACCCGGGGCCGGTGTTGTTCGAAAGCCCGCTCTACACTGGATAGGTCGGTAATGTCCAGCTCTTCCCTACCCGGCGCAACCAGTTCGGGCATCAGGGCCCGCAGGGCGGTTCCCAGCCGCCCGGTTCCCCCGGTCAGCAGGATCGGAGCTACCGGCCCCTGGCTCTCAGCGTTGCTCATACCAGGTCTGCATCAAGTAGCGGTGCTCCTTTTGGGAACGCAAGCGCTGCCACCAGGCGCGGTTTTGTAGATACCACTGCACGGTTTGCTCGAGCCCCTGGCGGAAGGAGTAGCGGCGCACCCAGCCCAGCGCCTCGGCCTTGGAGGGGTCTACCGAGTAGCGGTAGTCGTGGCCGGGGCGATCGGGTACAAACCGCTTGAGGGAGCCGGGCTTTCCCAGGATCTCCAGGATGGCGTCGGCTACCTGCACCCCGGAAATTTGTTCGCGCGCCCCCAGGTTGTAGGCCTCGCCCGAGACCCCCCTGTGCAGCACGGTATCAATACCGGTGGCATGGTCGAAAACGTGCATATAGTCGCGCACCGCCGAGCCGTCGCCGTAGAGCGGCAGGGGCTTGTCTTCCAGGGCATTGGTGATAAAAAGGGGGATGATTTTTTCGGGGTACTGGTAGGGGCCATAGGTGTTGGAACCCCGTGTGACCACCACATCCAGCCCATGCGAGATGCCGTGGGCAAATACCAGATGCTCGGCCCCGGCTTTGGAGGCCGAGTAGGGCGAGCGGGGTCTTAGGGGGTCGGTCTCGAGGGAGTGGTGGTCGGAGCCGTGTAGGTCGCCGTACACCTCGTCGGTGGAAACCTGCAAAAAGCGCCTGACTCCGGCTTTACGGGCGGCCTCGAGCAGCACCAGGGTGCCCTCCACGTTGGTTCGAACAAAGGCTCCGGGATCCAACAGGCTGCGATCCACGTGGCTCTCGGCGGCAAAGTTGAGCACGGCATCGGCCCCCTGCAGGGCTTTGTGGGCATCGGCGGGGTTGGCGATATCGCCCTGGATGAACTCGATCCGATGCATCACGCCTTCCAGGTTTTCCAGGTTGCCTGCGTAGGTCAGCTTGTCCAGTACCACAATTTGCCACTCGGGGTGTGCACTCAGCGCAAAGTGCACGTAGTTGGCCCCGATGAAACCGGCCCCCCCCGTTACCACCACTCGTTTGAAATTCATCGCATCACTCCTATTGGCCTAGCCCCTGTCGTCCGCCCACAGGTCGGCCCCAAAAAAGTCCCAGGGCAAGCGGCCCTCGTTGGGGTCGGTGGGGTCGAACTGGTCGTTCATAACGTAGAGCAAAAGCGCGCCCCGGTGACCCGCCCGGTAGCCGTGGGCCACCCCAGAAGGAATGTACAAAAGGGCCGGCGCTTCCCCGGAAAGCAGAAAATAGCGACGATTGCCCCGGGTAGCAGACTCGGCCCGAACATCCACCAACCAGACCAGCATCTCGCCCTCCACCACACACCAGACCTCGTCCTGGGTGCGTTTGGGGTGGATATGGAAGGCATTAATGCGACCCGGAACCGCCCACGAAACAGAGATTTGCCGGGCCTCGAAGGGGGTCGGTAACCCCTCCACCAGGCCACCGCTCAGGCGTAAGTGCTCCATAAAGGCGCCCTCGAGCGAGCGATACTTGCGCAACGGCTGAAGCAAAA
This genomic stretch from Meiothermus sp. harbors:
- a CDS encoding dTDP-4-dehydrorhamnose 3,5-epimerase family protein gives rise to the protein MKLEEQAQAALSYQNYPVPPEIEGVLLQPLRKYRSLEGAFMEHLRLSGGLVEGLPTPFEARQISVSWAVPGRINAFHIHPKRTQDEVWCVVEGEMLVWLVDVRAESATRGNRRYFLLSGEAPALLYIPSGVAHGYRAGHRGALLLYVMNDQFDPTDPNEGRLPWDFFGADLWADDRG
- a CDS encoding oligosaccharide flippase family protein, whose amino-acid sequence is MTRLSRLLKDPIAANAAGLYVLQFTGFILPLVTLPYLARVLGPHVFGLLAFYQAFALWFSVIFEYGFNLSGTREVARFRGNKERLGRLASSILGAKLLLLLFSLLLLAPFAVLVPTLREHLLYLLWALIQAIAFGFSPFWYFQGTERLLKPVVLEFTLRLLSTIGIFVLVNNPDDGWKALALQATSGLFTTFISLFWVYREVGCVKLSCNSSLELIYQGWNLFVLKSLQSLYGSVNAFILGLLADSLAVGYYSGAEKLYKATLSLMSPILQALYPRISFLSDLNHKKGKKIYKLAIWSVTLTACILAGLIFIIAPTVVNLILGPGYEPAVVILQTLAIAIPFNLASTAIIMLRLLPGKLELAAGRVVLVGGVVNFVGAVLFAPTYKHVGMSWVVVITELLILAGLVFYLRLVKVYERKEP
- a CDS encoding sugar transferase, whose product is MNGKYKLPLTIALIIYLSLSIASLISLGHIKLWEAFTYPSYGGLIFMLSTTGLFSVWLSGRWSRHPHTSGLLAGVLPMVLPFMGLAAVFFIFGWWYSRLFFFVFFLVLFVLNLALQFGRSRQVTKVAATSPAVVETLQRLGVQNVEVGLLENLEDFDVLVTDLRHNSSNLSPHLLSDLAGKGKEIVDITTFTEGLTGKVDISTLSEEAEILLRPKDYIGIKRIWETVFVLLTAPLWLLIAAVVALLVRLDSPGPVIFKQRRIGLFGQPFDLYKFRSMHINSETSGPKFAEVGDARVTRVGAFIRKFRLDEIPQLWNVLKGDMGLIGPRPEQEIFAKQFAREIPFYETRHLVRPGLTGWAQVVHGYASDSSSTKEKLAYDLYYVKNFSFWLDLLIVLKTLSVILRGFGAR
- a CDS encoding NAD(P)-dependent oxidoreductase, translating into MSNAESQGPVAPILLTGGTGRLGTALRALMPELVAPGREELDITDLSSVERAFEQHRPRVLVHAAAYTDVAHAETEKALCWKVNVEGTRNLVRAALKHDLHFVHISTDYVFWGDKGGYREDDPVGPVRNYYALSKLAAEEVVRVLPRYLIIRTSFRPSPFPYPVAYFDLYTSQDYLEVIAPQVALALQNLERIPYHTLHIATERKSVYELARRTRPKVEPRSRQEAGVAMPEDISLDVSRWQKLRQEWLGKAEGLA
- a CDS encoding HEPN domain-containing protein translates to MSVEKQQREAHRWLRQARDDLEAARALEAVGKYAQAAFFAQQAGEKALKAVWLALDADPWGHSLGRLVREMPGDAKGAFAPLLDNALALDKLYIPTRYPDALAELTPAEAYTQAEARAALAQAEAILKAAEGWLEDAA
- a CDS encoding nucleotidyltransferase domain-containing protein; the encoded protein is MSDWAAVAERLAPLGVERVYLFGSHARGTATRRSDLDLLVLWETPLSPLERIGTVLSALKDLPWVVEPVVLTPAELENRRDLPFLKGVLKEAKLLYERGKTTA
- the rfbB gene encoding dTDP-glucose 4,6-dehydratase; the protein is MNFKRVVVTGGAGFIGANYVHFALSAHPEWQIVVLDKLTYAGNLENLEGVMHRIEFIQGDIANPADAHKALQGADAVLNFAAESHVDRSLLDPGAFVRTNVEGTLVLLEAARKAGVRRFLQVSTDEVYGDLHGSDHHSLETDPLRPRSPYSASKAGAEHLVFAHGISHGLDVVVTRGSNTYGPYQYPEKIIPLFITNALEDKPLPLYGDGSAVRDYMHVFDHATGIDTVLHRGVSGEAYNLGAREQISGVQVADAILEILGKPGSLKRFVPDRPGHDYRYSVDPSKAEALGWVRRYSFRQGLEQTVQWYLQNRAWWQRLRSQKEHRYLMQTWYEQR